The following are from one region of the Candidatus Trichorickettsia mobilis genome:
- the rplV gene encoding 50S ribosomal protein L22: MAQVNKNSATAVVKLLRVGPRKLNLVAASIRNMKVSEALIQLSFSHKRIARAVKAGLQSAIANAENNFGLDIDDLFVTSATVGKGLVMKRMMVRARGRAGRIDKFFSNLYITVTEGGRK, translated from the coding sequence ATGGCACAAGTTAATAAAAATTCTGCAACTGCAGTTGTGAAGTTACTTAGAGTAGGTCCTAGAAAATTAAATCTTGTGGCTGCTTCAATTAGGAATATGAAAGTATCTGAGGCGTTGATTCAGTTGTCTTTTTCACATAAAAGAATTGCTCGTGCTGTTAAAGCTGGCTTGCAGTCTGCGATTGCTAATGCCGAAAATAACTTTGGTTTAGATATAGATGATTTATTTGTTACTTCTGCTACAGTAGGCAAAGGTCTGGTTATGAAAAGAATGATGGTAAGAGCCAGGGGACGTGCAGGTAGAATTGATAAGTTTTTTAGCAATCTGTATATAACAGTAACTGAAGGAGGCAGGAAATAA
- the rpsS gene encoding 30S ribosomal protein S19: MARSVWKGPFVDGYLIKKVQNMMSSGKTEMIKTWSRRSTIIPFFVGFTFSVHNGNKFIPVAVTEEMVGRKLGEFSPTRTYHGHGADKKVKRK; this comes from the coding sequence ATGGCGCGCTCAGTGTGGAAGGGGCCATTTGTAGATGGTTATCTGATTAAAAAAGTACAAAATATGATGAGCTCTGGGAAAACAGAGATGATTAAAACTTGGTCAAGAAGATCTACTATTATACCGTTCTTTGTTGGTTTTACTTTTTCAGTGCATAATGGCAATAAGTTTATACCTGTAGCTGTTACTGAAGAAATGGTTGGTAGGAAATTGGGAGAATTTTCTCCGACTAGAACTTATCATGGTCATGGTGCAGATAAAAAAGTGAAGAGAAAATAA
- the rplB gene encoding 50S ribosomal protein L2, whose amino-acid sequence MKLKKFNPITPSLRELVQVDKSDLWKGRPLKALTCGLKKTGGRNNLGRTTAWHRGGGHKQLYRVIDFKRGNIGVYGVVERIEYDPNRTAFIALLKFDNEVYSYILAPQKLAVGDKVISADSADIKIGNCLPLKNIPIGTTVHNVEMKPGKGGQIARAAGTSVDLVGKDAGYAQIRLKSGELRLVLLECRATIGVLSNPNQKNVNFGKAGRRRWMGWRPHVRGVAMNPVDHPHGGGEGKTSGGRHPVTPWGKPTKGKKTRKNKRTAKFIVKRRNK is encoded by the coding sequence ATGAAATTAAAAAAGTTTAATCCTATCACTCCGTCTCTTAGAGAATTGGTGCAGGTTGATAAGTCTGATTTATGGAAGGGAAGGCCTCTTAAAGCACTTACTTGTGGGTTAAAAAAAACTGGTGGTAGAAATAATTTAGGTCGTACTACAGCTTGGCATAGAGGTGGTGGTCATAAGCAATTATATCGAGTTATAGATTTTAAGCGTGGTAATATTGGCGTTTACGGTGTTGTTGAAAGAATAGAGTATGATCCAAATAGAACAGCTTTTATTGCTTTACTTAAGTTTGATAATGAGGTGTATTCGTATATTTTAGCGCCGCAAAAGTTAGCTGTTGGAGACAAGGTAATTTCTGCCGATAGTGCGGATATTAAAATTGGAAATTGTTTACCCTTAAAGAATATTCCGATAGGTACTACAGTGCATAATGTAGAGATGAAGCCTGGTAAAGGTGGGCAAATTGCAAGAGCGGCCGGTACTTCAGTAGATTTAGTTGGTAAAGACGCTGGTTATGCGCAAATTAGGTTGAAATCTGGGGAATTACGTTTAGTGTTGCTAGAATGTCGAGCCACTATTGGAGTGTTATCTAATCCTAATCAAAAAAATGTAAATTTTGGTAAGGCTGGTAGACGTAGATGGATGGGGTGGAGGCCGCATGTTCGGGGTGTGGCTATGAATCCTGTTGATCATCCTCATGGTGGTGGTGAAGGTAAAACTTCTGGTGGTCGTCATCCGGTGACTCCATGGGGAAAACCTACTAAGGGTAAAAAGACTAGAAAAAATAAACGTACTGCTAAATTTATTGTTAAACGAAGAAATAAATAG
- a CDS encoding 50S ribosomal protein L23, with product MLSTHYDLIRKPIITEKTTFLSEQNKYTFRVLPSATKETIKAAIEHIFSVKVKKINVLNVEGKRKRFKGREGCRSDFKKAIVTLEQNYTIDFTGGR from the coding sequence ATGCTGTCTACACATTATGATCTCATAAGAAAACCAATTATTACTGAAAAAACCACGTTTTTATCCGAGCAAAATAAGTATACTTTTAGAGTGTTGCCTAGTGCTACTAAGGAAACAATAAAGGCAGCTATTGAGCATATATTTTCTGTGAAGGTAAAAAAAATAAATGTTTTGAATGTTGAGGGTAAAAGAAAGCGCTTTAAAGGTAGAGAAGGTTGTAGATCTGATTTTAAAAAAGCTATTGTTACTTTAGAACAAAATTATACAATTGATTTTACTGGAGGTAGGTAG
- the rplD gene encoding 50S ribosomal protein L4, producing MKAKIVNLDNQVVGERVLDTNIFNLEPRVDIIKLVVDWQRAKKMAGTHSTKTVSEVSGTTRKPFKQKGTGNARQGSLRSVHMRGGGVIHGPVVRSHATKLPKKVRKLGLKHALSSKLAEGKLIILESLILENSKTASLVALLKNFQGKSFFVIDGNLVNNNFAFAVRNIPNISVVPQIGANVYDIISHDCILVSQAAVDALEERLK from the coding sequence ATGAAGGCCAAGATAGTAAATCTGGATAATCAAGTTGTTGGTGAGAGAGTATTGGATACTAATATTTTTAATCTAGAACCAAGGGTTGATATAATTAAATTGGTGGTTGATTGGCAAAGAGCTAAGAAAATGGCTGGAACTCATTCAACAAAAACAGTGTCAGAAGTTTCTGGTACTACTAGAAAGCCTTTTAAGCAAAAGGGAACTGGTAATGCTAGGCAAGGGTCTTTAAGATCGGTTCATATGCGTGGCGGCGGAGTAATACATGGTCCGGTGGTGCGTAGTCATGCTACTAAATTACCTAAAAAGGTAAGAAAGTTGGGGCTAAAACATGCTTTGTCATCAAAATTAGCTGAAGGAAAATTAATAATTCTTGAGTCGTTGATTCTAGAAAATTCTAAAACTGCGTCATTAGTAGCGCTATTGAAAAATTTTCAAGGTAAGAGTTTTTTTGTTATTGATGGTAATCTAGTGAATAATAATTTTGCCTTTGCTGTACGTAACATTCCTAATATTTCAGTAGTTCCGCAGATTGGTGCTAATGTATATGATATCATTAGTCATGATTGTATATTAGTGTCGCAAGCTGCTGTGGATGCTCTAGAAGAGAGGTTAAAATAA
- the rplC gene encoding 50S ribosomal protein L3, with translation MRAGLIAKKIGMTSMFNEKGQRYPLTFLKIEDCQVVGHKTLENDGYAALIVGARNVKISKISKPVRRLFTNAKVEPKAHLKEFRIIEDNFIDIGVSLTVNHFVIGQFVDVTGVTIGKGFAGCMKRHNFRGLEASHGVSISHRSHGSTGGRQDPGRVFKNKKMAGHMGSKKSTIQNLTIIAIDEEQQIVMVKGSVPGHKGSLVYIKDAIKKSVMSI, from the coding sequence ATGAGAGCTGGCTTGATTGCGAAAAAAATTGGTATGACTTCGATGTTTAATGAAAAAGGGCAGAGATATCCTTTAACTTTTTTAAAAATTGAAGATTGTCAAGTTGTGGGGCATAAAACTCTTGAGAATGATGGATATGCTGCTTTAATAGTGGGTGCTAGGAATGTAAAAATATCCAAAATATCAAAACCAGTTAGGCGGTTATTTACGAATGCTAAAGTTGAACCTAAAGCTCACTTAAAAGAGTTTAGAATTATTGAAGATAATTTTATAGATATTGGTGTTAGTCTAACTGTAAATCACTTTGTTATCGGACAATTTGTTGATGTGACTGGTGTGACTATAGGAAAAGGATTTGCTGGATGTATGAAGCGTCATAATTTTAGAGGGCTAGAAGCTTCTCATGGTGTTTCTATATCACATCGTTCGCATGGATCAACTGGTGGTAGGCAGGACCCAGGCAGAGTCTTTAAGAATAAGAAAATGGCTGGTCATATGGGTAGTAAGAAATCTACTATTCAAAATCTAACGATTATTGCCATAGACGAAGAGCAGCAGATAGTGATGGTAAAAGGTAGTGTCCCTGGGCATAAGGGTTCTTTAGTTTATATCAAAGATGCAATTAAAAAATCTGTGATGTCTATTTAA
- the rpsJ gene encoding 30S ribosomal protein S10 yields the protein MNNQKIRIRLKSFDHRVLEQATKEIVGAVKRTGADVSGPIPLPRTIQRFTVNRSPHVNKKSREQFEIRTQMRLIVISYPTPQTVDALKKVDLPAGIDVEIKLVSVEK from the coding sequence ATGAATAATCAGAAAATTAGAATTAGGCTCAAATCTTTTGATCATCGGGTGCTTGAACAGGCTACCAAAGAGATAGTAGGAGCGGTAAAAAGGACTGGTGCTGATGTTAGTGGTCCTATTCCTTTGCCAAGGACTATACAAAGATTTACTGTAAATCGCTCTCCGCATGTTAATAAAAAGTCAAGAGAACAGTTTGAAATTAGAACCCAAATGAGGTTAATTGTGATTAGTTATCCAACTCCTCAAACAGTAGATGCTTTAAAAAAAGTTGATTTGCCGGCAGGAATTGATGTTGAAATAAAATTGGTGAGTGTTGAGAAATGA
- the tuf gene encoding elongation factor Tu has product MAKEKFERVKPHCNIGTIGHVDHGKTSLTAAITMVLAKDGGAKATKYDEIDAAPEERERGITISTAHVEYQTPYRHYAHVDCPGHADYVKNMITGAAQMDGAILVVSAADGPMPQTREHIVLARQVGVPSLVVFLNKVDMVDDPELLDLVEMEVRELLSMYKFPGDEIPVIRGSALQALEGKPEGEAAIRELMKVVDEYIPQPERDIERPFLMPIEDVFSISGRGTVVTGRIEKGVIKVGEEVEIVGIRDTQKTTCTGIEMFKKLLDRGEAGDNAGILLRGTKREDVFRGQVLAKPGSITPHTEFEAEIYVLTKEEGGRHTPFFNNYRPQFYFRTTDVTGEVAMPAGKEMIMPGDNTSLVIKLIAPVAMDEGLRFAIREGGRTVGAGVVSKIVK; this is encoded by the coding sequence ATGGCAAAAGAAAAATTTGAGCGTGTCAAGCCGCATTGTAATATAGGAACTATAGGTCACGTTGACCATGGAAAAACTTCTTTGACTGCTGCTATCACTATGGTTTTAGCAAAGGATGGAGGAGCAAAAGCTACTAAATATGATGAGATAGATGCGGCTCCAGAAGAAAGAGAAAGAGGGATAACGATTTCCACGGCGCACGTTGAATATCAAACTCCTTATAGACACTATGCTCATGTGGATTGTCCTGGTCATGCTGACTATGTTAAGAATATGATTACTGGTGCGGCGCAGATGGATGGGGCTATATTAGTGGTTTCTGCTGCTGACGGTCCAATGCCGCAAACAAGAGAGCATATTGTTTTAGCTCGACAAGTAGGTGTGCCTTCTTTGGTGGTGTTTTTAAATAAAGTTGATATGGTCGATGATCCAGAGTTGTTGGATTTAGTTGAGATGGAAGTTAGAGAATTGTTGTCGATGTATAAATTCCCTGGTGATGAAATTCCGGTTATTAGAGGTTCTGCTCTTCAAGCCTTAGAAGGTAAGCCTGAGGGAGAAGCAGCAATTAGAGAGTTGATGAAGGTAGTTGATGAATATATACCGCAACCAGAGCGTGATATAGAGCGTCCATTTTTAATGCCAATAGAGGATGTTTTTTCAATTTCTGGAAGAGGTACTGTTGTTACCGGTAGAATTGAAAAAGGTGTGATCAAGGTTGGTGAAGAAGTTGAGATTGTTGGGATAAGGGATACGCAAAAAACCACTTGTACCGGTATTGAGATGTTTAAAAAACTGCTGGATCGGGGAGAAGCTGGGGATAATGCTGGTATATTATTGCGTGGTACTAAAAGAGAAGATGTGTTTAGAGGGCAAGTGTTGGCTAAACCTGGTAGTATAACTCCACATACTGAATTTGAAGCTGAAATTTATGTTTTGACTAAAGAAGAAGGTGGTCGTCATACGCCATTTTTCAATAATTATCGTCCACAATTTTATTTTAGAACTACTGATGTTACTGGAGAAGTGGCAATGCCGGCTGGTAAAGAGATGATAATGCCTGGAGATAATACTAGTTTGGTTATTAAGTTAATTGCTCCGGTTGCTATGGATGAAGGGCTACGGTTTGCGATTCGTGAAGGTGGTAGAACAGTTGGCGCTGGTGTGGTGTCAAAGATTGTTAAATAA
- the rlmB gene encoding 23S rRNA (guanosine(2251)-2'-O)-methyltransferase RlmB, producing the protein MTNNQHSKTLAKSYYMYGKHPVLAALNNQHRNVEQLFCDQEFFNIHKKIISSYKYEIVTNHNLNQFLKQPCNHQGIIAKVQSVFCNNIDDLVFTDNSKLVILDQITDPQNIGSIIRSAAAFGIQAIIMPTHHTPDENATIAKAASGALEFVKIVKVTNLQQIMKTLKNLGFWIIGFDGNTTEYPRDNLFTGKIIMVFGSEDTGMRRLTAETCDYLIKIPISKNIESLNVANAATIAFYLSCSIPLELQELGCRTSDLRVLT; encoded by the coding sequence ATGACTAATAATCAGCATTCAAAAACACTTGCAAAATCCTACTATATGTACGGTAAACATCCAGTACTGGCAGCGTTGAACAATCAACATCGAAATGTTGAACAACTATTCTGTGATCAAGAATTTTTTAATATTCACAAAAAAATAATTAGCTCTTATAAATACGAAATAGTAACAAATCATAATTTAAATCAATTCCTAAAACAACCATGTAATCATCAAGGTATCATCGCAAAAGTTCAGAGTGTTTTTTGCAATAATATTGATGACTTAGTTTTTACAGATAATAGCAAACTAGTAATACTTGATCAAATTACCGACCCACAAAATATAGGATCAATAATACGTAGCGCTGCCGCTTTTGGCATTCAAGCGATCATCATGCCCACTCACCATACTCCAGACGAAAATGCTACAATTGCCAAAGCTGCTTCTGGAGCACTAGAATTTGTTAAAATAGTGAAAGTTACTAACTTACAGCAAATTATGAAAACTCTTAAAAACCTTGGTTTTTGGATTATTGGTTTTGACGGTAACACTACAGAATATCCTCGAGATAATTTATTTACAGGAAAAATAATTATGGTTTTTGGCTCTGAAGACACCGGAATGCGACGACTCACAGCAGAAACATGCGACTATCTTATTAAAATCCCGATATCAAAAAACATAGAAAGTTTAAACGTTGCCAACGCCGCTACAATAGCATTTTATTTATCTTGTTCTATACCTCTTGAACTTCAAGAGTTGGGGTGTCGAACTTCGGATTTGCGCGTGCTCACATAG
- the ligA gene encoding NAD-dependent DNA ligase LigA has product MHKTYLNLDINNLSDSEAEIILLELSNEILRHNQAYHQENAPIISDTEYDLLFNLYVALEQKFPNLAPSNSPTKQVGFTPQEKFAKVEHSIPMLSLSNAFTAQDITDFTLRIQKFLNIDYFPAIFCEPKIDGLSFTAIYKNGTLVTGATRGNGMVGEDITNNLKTIQYLPHQLISAPEILEVRGEVYLSKDDFANLNQQQVTANATKFANPRNVAAGSLRQLDPAITATRPLRYFIYAIGTCSTEIAESQQELLQKLLQLGFMVNDLQKLANSEVELLEFYQQLNQSRADLPYEIDGVVYKLNSFALQKRMGFINRAPRFAIAHKFPAIIGKTKLLSITIQVGRTGALTPVAELEPIAIGGVIVSRASLHNYQEIIKKDIRINDYVYLERAGDVIPYITSVDLSSRSLDTIKFSFPLSCPSCHSHLFYNEQDAIIKCDNHLNCPAQNHERICHFVSKEALDIDGLGKKQVLFLIEHKFINNPVDIFHLTAYNRLENLAGWGVKSVQNLLDNIKNAAANVTLNRFIYALGINHIGSVNAKLLAKEFITAQKFLQAMERLVAGNQEIYNQLNNLEGIGDKILVDIIKFFGVKENIDIIQQLLKILTIHDYIDATTQTILTGKTIVFTGSLTISRAEAKATAERMGAKVTNSISTLTDIVVAGNDAGSKLKKANELGLKIIDEDEWKHLIT; this is encoded by the coding sequence ATGCATAAAACCTATCTTAATCTAGACATTAATAATCTTTCAGACTCTGAAGCTGAAATAATCTTGCTTGAACTCAGTAATGAAATCCTAAGACATAACCAAGCTTATCATCAAGAAAATGCTCCTATTATTTCTGATACTGAATATGATTTACTATTTAATTTATATGTTGCCCTTGAGCAAAAATTTCCTAATTTAGCTCCATCTAACAGTCCAACAAAACAAGTTGGCTTTACTCCACAAGAAAAATTTGCCAAAGTTGAACATTCTATACCGATGTTATCATTAAGCAATGCTTTCACCGCCCAAGACATTACGGATTTTACTCTACGCATTCAAAAATTTTTAAATATCGACTATTTTCCGGCAATTTTCTGTGAACCAAAAATTGATGGATTATCATTCACAGCTATTTATAAGAATGGTACACTGGTAACTGGTGCCACTAGAGGTAATGGGATGGTCGGCGAAGATATTACCAATAATTTGAAGACCATTCAATATCTACCCCATCAATTGATCTCCGCTCCAGAAATTTTAGAAGTACGAGGCGAAGTTTATCTAAGCAAAGATGATTTTGCCAACTTAAATCAACAGCAAGTCACTGCCAATGCTACAAAATTTGCCAATCCAAGAAATGTAGCTGCCGGTTCACTAAGACAACTCGACCCAGCAATTACCGCAACCAGACCATTACGATATTTTATTTATGCTATCGGGACTTGCAGTACTGAGATTGCCGAGTCACAACAAGAGCTTCTACAAAAACTGCTACAATTGGGCTTTATGGTTAATGATCTCCAAAAATTAGCCAATTCTGAAGTAGAGTTGCTTGAATTTTACCAGCAATTAAACCAAAGTCGAGCTGATCTGCCATATGAAATCGATGGTGTAGTTTATAAACTTAATTCCTTTGCCTTGCAAAAACGAATGGGATTTATTAATCGAGCTCCAAGATTTGCTATTGCTCATAAATTCCCGGCAATAATTGGTAAAACTAAACTATTATCAATTACTATTCAAGTTGGTCGCACTGGAGCGCTAACTCCCGTTGCAGAGCTAGAGCCTATCGCTATTGGCGGAGTTATAGTTTCGCGAGCAAGCTTACATAATTATCAAGAAATCATTAAAAAAGACATTCGTATTAATGATTATGTATATTTAGAAAGAGCTGGAGATGTAATTCCATATATTACCAGCGTTGACTTAAGCAGCCGCTCACTAGATACAATTAAATTCTCTTTTCCGCTCTCTTGCCCATCATGTCATAGTCATTTATTTTATAACGAGCAAGATGCTATTATTAAGTGCGACAATCATCTAAATTGCCCTGCTCAGAATCATGAACGTATTTGTCATTTCGTCTCAAAGGAAGCGCTAGATATTGATGGCCTTGGCAAAAAACAAGTGTTATTTCTAATAGAGCATAAATTCATTAACAATCCAGTAGATATATTTCATTTGACAGCTTACAATAGATTAGAGAATCTAGCTGGCTGGGGAGTAAAATCAGTACAAAATCTTCTTGATAATATTAAAAACGCTGCGGCTAATGTTACACTCAATCGATTTATTTATGCTCTTGGCATTAATCATATCGGTAGCGTTAATGCCAAACTATTAGCTAAAGAATTTATAACTGCCCAAAAATTTTTACAAGCAATGGAGCGATTGGTTGCTGGCAATCAAGAAATTTACAATCAGTTAAATAATCTTGAAGGCATAGGTGATAAAATTCTCGTTGATATTATCAAGTTTTTTGGCGTCAAAGAAAATATTGATATTATTCAACAATTACTCAAAATATTAACTATTCATGATTATATTGATGCGACCACTCAGACTATTTTAACCGGAAAAACCATAGTATTTACTGGTTCATTAACTATCTCTAGAGCAGAAGCAAAAGCCACTGCCGAACGTATGGGAGCTAAGGTAACTAATTCCATATCGACTTTAACTGACATAGTAGTAGCCGGGAATGATGCTGGCAGTAAATTAAAAAAAGCCAATGAACTTGGACTAAAAATCATTGACGAGGATGAATGGAAGCACCTAATCACCTAA
- a CDS encoding aminopeptidase P family protein: protein MEAPNHLKSSIEQRISTLRELLKERELYGYLIPSSDEYLNEYVPAYARRLEYISGFTGSNGLAIIMEDKALFFTDGRYLEQSKRELDLELFQIFDQKDLSNFTWSNFVPVNTDSIKCKIGYDPKLFSTKTLKNFSGLPLEPGSRSSINLIDQIWIDQAPKPSSPIYTYELEFTGESHESKLNRCRQFLNKYSAESMILTATDSICWLLNLRATDVEFSPLMLSIAIVSQDKTYLFVDVERIEHEVIEQRPELELLPESCLPQIISGLTEKILIDEASASSFVISLLQGKKTQAISDPCQLWKACKNDCEINHAKEAHIKDAVAVCEFLAYLSTATNLPQSTEYQLALHLTNLRKLQPGYVMDSFPTICGFQENSAIIHYRATPEHTKYISSSGILLIDSGGQYLGATTDITRTITIGIPTQEQKKRYTQVLKGHLALANIKFPNNITGANLDVLARQFLWADYQDYAHGTGHGVGNFLNVHEGPQSINLRNNVALQPGMIISNEPGYYVANAFGIRIENLIYVKKTTDDRYLEFEALTLVPYAKALIDLELITKEEIMQINSYYEKIYNLVYPLLSTEAQEWLLAQYIS from the coding sequence ATGGAAGCACCTAATCACCTAAAAAGCAGCATTGAACAACGTATTAGCACTCTCAGAGAATTGTTAAAAGAGCGTGAGTTATATGGTTACCTTATCCCTAGCAGCGATGAATATCTGAACGAATATGTGCCAGCCTATGCTAGGCGATTAGAATATATTTCAGGATTCACCGGCTCGAATGGTTTAGCTATAATCATGGAAGATAAAGCATTATTTTTCACCGATGGCCGTTATCTAGAACAAAGCAAACGCGAATTGGATTTAGAACTCTTTCAAATTTTTGATCAAAAAGATTTAAGCAATTTTACCTGGTCAAATTTTGTACCTGTTAATACTGACAGTATTAAATGTAAAATTGGCTATGACCCCAAATTATTTTCTACTAAAACTCTTAAAAATTTTTCTGGGTTACCATTAGAACCAGGTTCAAGATCATCTATTAATTTAATTGATCAAATATGGATCGACCAAGCACCAAAGCCCTCTTCTCCAATTTACACTTACGAGCTAGAATTTACTGGAGAAAGTCACGAATCAAAGCTAAATCGTTGTCGGCAATTTTTAAACAAATATTCTGCCGAAAGTATGATACTTACAGCAACAGATTCTATTTGCTGGTTATTAAATCTTAGAGCTACAGACGTCGAATTCTCACCATTAATGTTAAGTATAGCTATAGTCAGTCAAGATAAAACCTATCTATTTGTTGATGTTGAACGCATTGAACATGAGGTCATAGAGCAGAGACCAGAGCTGGAATTACTACCTGAAAGCTGTTTGCCTCAAATTATCTCAGGACTCACAGAAAAAATTCTAATTGATGAAGCCTCTGCCTCAAGCTTTGTAATCAGCTTGTTACAAGGTAAAAAAACACAAGCTATTAGCGATCCTTGTCAATTATGGAAAGCTTGTAAAAATGACTGTGAAATTAATCACGCCAAGGAGGCGCACATAAAAGATGCGGTAGCAGTATGTGAATTCCTGGCTTATCTCAGTACTGCTACAAATTTACCACAATCTACCGAATATCAGCTGGCATTACATTTAACCAATCTCAGAAAATTACAACCAGGATATGTAATGGATAGTTTCCCCACTATTTGTGGGTTTCAAGAAAATAGCGCCATAATTCATTATCGTGCTACACCAGAGCATACCAAATACATCAGCAGTAGCGGAATATTATTGATTGACTCAGGCGGTCAATATCTTGGAGCTACTACTGATATTACTAGGACAATTACCATCGGCATTCCGACTCAGGAGCAAAAAAAACGATATACTCAAGTACTTAAAGGACATTTAGCACTAGCAAACATAAAATTCCCCAATAATATTACCGGCGCAAATTTGGATGTGCTTGCTCGACAATTTTTATGGGCCGATTATCAAGATTATGCTCATGGTACCGGACATGGTGTCGGCAATTTTTTAAATGTTCATGAAGGACCACAAAGTATTAATTTACGCAATAATGTCGCACTACAGCCAGGCATGATTATTTCCAATGAACCTGGATATTATGTAGCAAATGCATTTGGCATTAGAATTGAAAATCTAATATATGTCAAAAAAACAACAGATGACCGCTATCTTGAGTTTGAAGCTTTAACCTTAGTACCTTATGCAAAAGCATTAATTGATTTAGAGTTAATAACTAAAGAAGAAATAATGCAGATAAATAGTTATTATGAAAAAATTTATAATTTAGTTTATCCTTTACTTTCAACTGAGGCACAAGAATGGTTGCTTGCACAATATATCTCGTAA
- a CDS encoding competence/damage-inducible protein A, giving the protein MLNPTAAIIIIGNEILSGRIQDINVLYIAKKLTEIGIKLSEVRIISDTQKMIIDTVLALKSQYDYIFTTGGIGPTHDDITTVAIATALNLSIELNPLAENVIRKFCVLHNQPFNQAVEKMAFLPHGCKLIDNNISGAPGFIVENIYVMAGVPNIMHSMFEQVLSTLKHGNPIISKYIDIMIGENIIATDFADLQNKYPDIEMGSYPFKKDDQCGTSLVLSSANTLLLEQAYADLLKLVHKILSKRDSISCVKSVDCHYELT; this is encoded by the coding sequence ATGTTAAATCCAACAGCAGCAATTATTATTATAGGCAATGAAATTTTATCTGGCAGAATCCAAGATATAAATGTGCTTTATATTGCTAAAAAATTAACTGAGATAGGAATTAAACTATCTGAAGTTAGAATTATATCTGATACACAAAAAATGATTATTGATACCGTATTAGCTCTTAAAAGCCAATACGATTATATATTTACTACAGGTGGTATCGGACCTACTCATGATGATATCACAACTGTAGCTATTGCTACTGCATTGAACTTATCTATCGAGTTAAATCCTCTAGCAGAAAATGTAATTAGGAAATTTTGCGTTCTCCATAACCAGCCATTTAACCAAGCTGTAGAAAAAATGGCTTTTCTTCCTCATGGTTGTAAATTAATTGACAATAATATATCAGGAGCACCTGGATTTATTGTTGAAAATATTTATGTAATGGCTGGAGTACCTAATATAATGCACTCTATGTTTGAGCAAGTATTGTCTACCTTAAAACATGGTAACCCAATTATTAGCAAATATATTGATATTATGATTGGAGAAAATATCATTGCAACCGACTTTGCTGACTTACAAAATAAATACCCTGATATTGAAATGGGAAGCTATCCTTTCAAAAAAGATGATCAATGTGGTACATCATTAGTATTAAGTTCTGCAAATACACTTCTTCTTGAACAAGCATATGCAGATTTATTAAAACTGGTACACAAAATCTTATCTAAGCGTGATTCAATAAGCTGTGTTAAATCTGTTGACTGTCACTACGAATTAACTTAG